The following are encoded together in the Actinoplanes sp. N902-109 genome:
- a CDS encoding helix-turn-helix domain-containing protein: MKQDGDLDALIRTRIRAMRVARGWSLDELAARCYLSPSTLSRLETGHRRIALDQLTPIARALGTTLDQLVEPADDGDVVIRPHRDDGRGITTWLLSREAGPAGVTVAKMRITRPAPSRQAIAQRVHPGRDWFMVLSGTIELLLGERTIIVRTGEAAEFSTMVPHAFGALDGPAEVLTILDQEGQRTHLTKGEGSAEPLAGE, translated from the coding sequence ATGAAGCAAGACGGTGATCTCGACGCTCTGATCCGCACCCGTATCCGGGCGATGCGGGTGGCCCGCGGCTGGTCGCTCGACGAGCTGGCCGCGCGCTGCTACCTCAGCCCGTCCACGCTCAGCCGGTTGGAGACCGGGCACCGGCGGATCGCCCTGGACCAGCTCACCCCGATCGCCCGCGCCCTGGGCACCACGCTCGACCAGCTCGTCGAGCCGGCCGACGACGGCGACGTGGTGATCCGCCCGCACCGCGACGACGGGCGCGGCATCACCACCTGGCTGCTCTCCCGGGAAGCCGGCCCGGCCGGTGTCACGGTGGCCAAGATGCGGATCACCCGGCCGGCCCCGTCGCGGCAGGCCATCGCCCAGCGCGTGCACCCCGGCCGGGACTGGTTCATGGTCCTGTCCGGCACCATCGAGCTGCTGCTGGGCGAGCGGACGATCATCGTACGGACCGGCGAGGCCGCCGAGTTCTCCACGATGGTGCCGCACGCCTTCGGTGCGCTCGACGGCCCCGCCGAGGTCCTCACCATCCTCGATCAGGAGGGGCAGCGCACCCACCTGACAAAGGGCGAGGGCTCAGCCGAACCACTCGCCGGCGAGTAG
- a CDS encoding ABC transporter ATP-binding protein, with translation MSDILVSVENLRVGFGTTRVLRGISFEIRAGECVAIVGESGSGKSVTARTLVGLAGPGAVVQATRLELNGRDVRRCTGRDWRRLRGGFAGLVLQDALVSLDPLRTVGAEIAESLRVHRRRDTPERLLAEVHVPEPERRARQYPHQLSGGLRQRALIASAIAARPPLLIADEPTTALDVTVQAQILDLLAERRAAAETLLLISHDLAVVARLADRVLVLRDGLIVEEGATRAVLARAPRRPARRPAPVPGPGVVLRADGLRKTYGKHTVVDDVGFTIGRGEILGVVGESGSGKTTVAQLLFGLDAPDAGTVMFEDRPWSGVPEARRRPVRRHLQLIPQDPLSSFDPRWTVRRIVAEALPRGADPLPLLERVGLDARFLSRFPRQLSGGQRQRVAIARALAPRPSLIICDEPVSALDAAVQVQVLDLLADIRATDGTALLVITHDLGVLRYLADRLLVMRAGRVVEAGPVEAVFAGPAHEYTRALLAAVPTVEVSS, from the coding sequence GTGAGCGACATCCTGGTCAGCGTCGAGAACCTGCGGGTCGGGTTCGGCACGACGCGGGTACTGCGGGGGATCAGCTTCGAGATCCGCGCGGGCGAGTGCGTGGCGATCGTGGGGGAGTCCGGCTCGGGCAAGAGCGTCACCGCGCGCACGCTGGTCGGGCTGGCCGGCCCGGGCGCCGTCGTGCAGGCCACCCGCCTGGAGCTCAACGGCCGCGACGTCCGCCGGTGCACCGGCCGCGACTGGCGCCGGCTGCGGGGCGGGTTCGCCGGTCTGGTCCTGCAGGATGCCCTGGTCTCGCTCGACCCGCTGCGTACGGTCGGTGCCGAGATCGCCGAGAGCCTGCGCGTGCATCGCCGCCGGGACACCCCGGAACGCCTGCTCGCCGAGGTCCACGTGCCCGAACCGGAACGGCGCGCCCGGCAGTACCCGCATCAGCTATCCGGCGGGCTGCGCCAGCGGGCGCTGATCGCCTCGGCCATCGCCGCCCGCCCGCCGCTGCTGATCGCCGACGAGCCCACCACCGCCCTCGACGTCACCGTGCAGGCACAGATCCTGGACCTGCTGGCCGAGCGCCGGGCCGCCGCGGAGACGCTGCTGCTGATCAGCCACGATCTGGCGGTAGTGGCCCGGCTCGCCGACCGGGTGCTGGTGCTGCGGGACGGGCTGATCGTCGAGGAGGGTGCCACCCGGGCGGTCCTGGCGCGGGCGCCCCGCAGACCGGCACGGCGCCCGGCCCCCGTACCGGGGCCCGGGGTGGTCCTGCGGGCGGACGGGCTGCGCAAGACGTACGGCAAGCACACCGTGGTCGACGATGTCGGATTCACCATCGGCCGTGGCGAGATCCTCGGCGTGGTCGGCGAGTCCGGCTCGGGCAAGACGACGGTGGCGCAGCTGCTGTTCGGGCTCGACGCGCCGGACGCGGGCACGGTGATGTTCGAGGACCGGCCGTGGAGCGGGGTACCGGAGGCGCGGCGCCGGCCGGTGCGCCGCCACCTGCAGCTGATCCCGCAGGACCCGCTGTCCTCGTTCGACCCGCGCTGGACCGTTCGCCGGATCGTCGCCGAGGCGTTGCCGCGCGGCGCGGACCCGCTGCCGCTGCTCGAACGGGTCGGGCTGGATGCTCGGTTCCTCAGCCGTTTCCCGCGGCAGCTGTCCGGTGGTCAGCGCCAGCGCGTCGCCATCGCCCGCGCGCTCGCCCCGCGCCCGAGCCTGATCATCTGCGACGAGCCGGTGTCCGCGCTCGACGCCGCCGTGCAGGTGCAGGTGCTGGACCTGCTCGCGGACATCCGCGCGACCGACGGCACCGCACTGCTGGTCATCACCCACGACCTCGGCGTGCTGCGGTACCTCGCCGACCGGCTGCTGGTCATGCGGGCCGGCCGGGTCGTCGAAGCCGGCCCGGTCGAAGCCGTGTTCGCCGGGCCCGCCCACGAGTACACCCGCGCCCTGCTCGCAGCGGTGCCCACCGTGGAGGTCTCCTCATGA
- a CDS encoding ABC transporter permease: MLFLVVVALAAAWPALLGTDPLHADPLSVLQPPSWAHWFGTDQLGRDVFGRVVYGARHSLAIAAAATAVAVTAGMLLGMLAGLSHRYAGEVLARGFDALSAFPLLLLALLFIAIAGPGSVSLVVAIGIATLPHYARVVRAQTLVVRRAGYVTQAVAFGDSRLRLVLRHVLPNVLGPVPVLAMIGLGEAVLTAAGLSFLGLGAQPPSPEWGAMLADGRGYLRVAWWASVLPGLVVTLTVISLTVIGRHLQHRFEGREAAR; encoded by the coding sequence GTGCTGTTCCTGGTGGTGGTGGCGCTGGCCGCGGCGTGGCCGGCGCTGCTCGGCACCGATCCGCTGCACGCCGATCCGCTGTCCGTGCTGCAGCCGCCCAGCTGGGCGCACTGGTTCGGCACCGACCAGCTCGGCCGCGACGTGTTCGGCCGGGTGGTGTACGGCGCCCGGCACTCGCTGGCGATCGCTGCGGCTGCCACGGCCGTCGCGGTGACCGCCGGGATGCTGCTGGGCATGCTGGCCGGGCTGTCCCACCGGTACGCCGGCGAGGTGCTCGCCCGCGGCTTCGACGCGCTGTCGGCGTTCCCGTTGCTGCTGCTGGCGCTGCTGTTCATCGCGATCGCCGGGCCGGGCAGTGTCAGCCTGGTGGTGGCGATCGGGATCGCCACGCTGCCGCACTACGCGCGGGTGGTGCGGGCCCAGACGTTGGTGGTGCGCCGGGCCGGCTACGTGACCCAGGCCGTGGCGTTCGGCGACAGCCGGCTGCGGCTGGTGCTGCGGCACGTGCTGCCCAACGTGCTGGGGCCGGTCCCGGTGCTGGCGATGATCGGGCTGGGCGAGGCGGTGCTGACCGCCGCCGGGCTCAGCTTTCTCGGGCTGGGCGCGCAGCCGCCGTCGCCGGAGTGGGGCGCGATGCTCGCCGACGGCCGCGGCTACCTGCGGGTCGCCTGGTGGGCCTCGGTGCTGCCGGGCCTGGTCGTCACGCTCACCGTCATCTCGCTGACCGTCATCGGCCGGCATCTGCAGCACCGCTTCGAGGGCCGGGAGGCGGCGCGGTGA
- a CDS encoding ABC transporter permease codes for MRAVLRRAGTGVVVLWAAATAAYLALLAAPGSTVDTIVGESADTPLIRAQIVQEWRLDRPAVVQYLDYLWRALHGDLGRSYVLHRPVRAVVGEQLLPTVTLALSAAGLGVALALVLALTTRRTWARRVSSPAELVLVSTPPFLIGIVLLSVFSFRLGLFPVSGGDGFAALVLPAVTLALPIAGVLTQVLRDGLDRALDEPFTVTARARGLGERAVLVRHALRHALLPAVTLVGWLAGVLLGGAVIIEQVFGRPGLGQVTLRAVTGKDMPVVLAVVVLSALAYVLLNTAADLAYLLIDPRLRRS; via the coding sequence GTGAGGGCGGTGCTGCGCCGGGCCGGCACCGGGGTGGTCGTGCTGTGGGCCGCCGCCACCGCCGCCTATCTGGCGTTGCTCGCCGCGCCGGGCAGCACCGTGGACACCATCGTCGGGGAGAGTGCCGACACGCCGCTGATCCGGGCCCAGATCGTGCAGGAGTGGCGGCTCGACCGGCCGGCGGTGGTGCAGTATCTCGACTACCTGTGGCGGGCGCTGCACGGTGATCTCGGTCGTTCGTACGTGCTGCACCGCCCGGTCCGGGCCGTGGTCGGCGAGCAGCTGCTGCCGACGGTGACGCTGGCGCTGAGCGCGGCCGGGCTCGGGGTGGCCCTGGCGCTGGTGCTGGCGCTGACCACCCGGCGGACCTGGGCGCGGCGGGTCAGCTCGCCGGCCGAGCTGGTGCTGGTCTCCACGCCGCCGTTCCTGATCGGCATCGTGCTGCTGAGCGTGTTCTCGTTCCGGCTCGGGCTGTTCCCGGTGTCCGGCGGCGACGGGTTCGCCGCGCTGGTGCTGCCCGCGGTGACGCTGGCGCTGCCGATCGCGGGGGTGCTCACCCAGGTGCTGCGCGACGGGCTGGACCGGGCGCTGGACGAGCCGTTCACGGTCACCGCCCGGGCGCGGGGGCTGGGCGAGCGCGCGGTGCTCGTGCGGCATGCGCTGCGGCATGCCCTGCTGCCGGCGGTCACGCTGGTCGGCTGGCTCGCCGGCGTGCTGCTGGGCGGCGCGGTGATCATCGAGCAGGTGTTCGGCCGGCCCGGGCTGGGCCAGGTCACCCTGCGGGCGGTCACCGGCAAGGACATGCCGGTGGTGCTGGCCGTCGTGGTGCTGTCGGCGCTGGCGTACGTCCTGCTCAACACCGCAGCCGACCTCGCCTACCTGCTGATCGACCCGCGTCTGCGCCGGAGCTGA